A single region of the Marinobacter salinisoli genome encodes:
- a CDS encoding riboflavin synthase subunit alpha, which yields MFTGIVQGIATIENVTEAPGLSTYAIRLPEDKVDGVSIGASVAINGTCLTVTRQEGSTLFFDAMQETLRLTTLGDLHTGAPVNFERAARIGDEIGGHLLSGHVHTTARIVEILRPENNVTIWFEVPEAWTRYIFPKGYIAINGASLTIGEVRDNRFNVHLIPETLRATTFGDVSEGDRVNIEIDSQTQTIVDTLARLGYDRPAPTL from the coding sequence ATGTTCACAGGTATTGTTCAGGGCATAGCAACCATCGAAAACGTAACCGAAGCTCCCGGGCTCAGCACCTACGCCATTCGCCTGCCAGAAGACAAAGTGGATGGTGTCAGCATCGGTGCCTCCGTTGCGATTAACGGCACCTGCCTGACCGTCACCCGTCAGGAAGGCAGCACTCTGTTTTTTGACGCCATGCAGGAAACCCTGCGACTGACTACGCTCGGGGACCTTCACACCGGCGCGCCGGTCAACTTCGAGCGGGCAGCGCGGATTGGCGATGAAATCGGCGGGCATTTACTGTCGGGCCACGTTCACACCACGGCCCGAATTGTCGAGATTCTGCGTCCTGAGAATAACGTGACCATCTGGTTTGAAGTGCCGGAAGCCTGGACTCGGTACATTTTTCCGAAGGGTTACATCGCCATCAACGGTGCCAGCCTGACCATCGGTGAGGTACGCGATAACCGCTTCAACGTCCACCTGATTCCTGAAACGCTGCGTGCTACGACCTTTGGGGATGTCAGCGAAGGGGACCGGGTCAATATCGAAATCGACAGCCAGACTCAGACCATTGTGGACACATTGGCGCGCCTTGGTTACGACCGCCCCGCACCAACGCTTTAA
- a CDS encoding class I SAM-dependent methyltransferase encodes MPVSTLDHPDGSLALSRPGKAAALRAWDAADELLLAEAHARFTPAEKPRMLVVDDQFGALTLGLAAFKPDLVADSATVPGALVDNARLNPALAAPARVHSWLNPPEGRYDIVVLRIPRHSDYLAWLLRWLNGVLADDGLILAGGMIKHLPDRGVDVFAQAVHTEQVCPARKKARVIVCRPGAAQLGEWAGTWKGYTLENQALKVQALPAVFARDKLDIGTRLFLPHVRKAVSDVPSAERVLDLACGNGVVGLAILDERPDLAVTFSDVSSQAVASARHNVQAALAAASVQFEHADGVPREAGKFERIFLNPPFHEGGVVGDHIALRLFAHAKQHLAPTGRLLMVGNRHLGYHRSLRSYFPLVRQLDANPKFVVLEAAFR; translated from the coding sequence ATGCCCGTTTCCACCCTTGACCATCCTGATGGAAGTCTCGCTCTTTCCCGGCCCGGCAAGGCGGCCGCGTTGCGTGCCTGGGATGCAGCCGACGAACTGCTGCTGGCTGAGGCGCATGCGCGCTTCACACCCGCCGAAAAACCTCGAATGCTGGTGGTGGACGATCAGTTCGGCGCGCTGACCCTGGGCCTCGCCGCGTTCAAACCGGATCTGGTGGCCGATAGCGCGACAGTGCCAGGTGCACTCGTGGACAATGCCCGTCTCAATCCGGCGCTGGCTGCACCGGCCAGGGTCCATAGTTGGCTGAATCCTCCCGAAGGCAGGTATGACATTGTCGTTCTGCGAATCCCCAGGCACAGCGATTACCTGGCCTGGCTTCTGCGCTGGCTGAACGGGGTGCTGGCGGATGACGGCCTGATACTGGCCGGTGGCATGATCAAGCATCTGCCTGATCGTGGGGTGGACGTGTTCGCGCAGGCGGTACATACAGAACAGGTGTGCCCGGCGAGGAAAAAGGCCCGGGTGATAGTCTGTCGGCCAGGGGCGGCACAGCTCGGCGAATGGGCGGGGACGTGGAAGGGCTACACGCTGGAAAACCAGGCCCTGAAGGTTCAGGCTTTGCCTGCGGTTTTCGCCCGGGACAAGCTCGATATCGGGACCCGGCTGTTTCTTCCCCATGTTCGCAAGGCGGTGTCTGATGTGCCGTCGGCGGAACGGGTTCTGGACCTCGCCTGCGGCAATGGAGTGGTTGGTTTGGCGATCCTCGACGAACGGCCTGATCTGGCGGTTACGTTCAGCGATGTCTCCAGTCAGGCGGTAGCCAGCGCCAGGCATAATGTTCAGGCTGCATTGGCCGCTGCCAGTGTGCAGTTTGAGCACGCGGATGGCGTTCCCCGGGAGGCCGGTAAATTCGAGCGGATTTTCCTGAACCCGCCCTTCCATGAGGGCGGTGTGGTGGGCGATCACATCGCGCTGCGGCTGTTCGCCCATGCTAAGCAGCATCTGGCGCCAACAGGCCGGTTACTGATGGTCGGTAACCGGCACCTGGGCTACCACCGCAGCCTGCGCAGTTATTTTCCACTGGTGCGCCAGTTGGATGCCAACCCCAAGTTTGTGGTGCTTGAGGCGGCCTTTCGCTAG